The proteins below come from a single Epinephelus moara isolate mb chromosome 19, YSFRI_EMoa_1.0, whole genome shotgun sequence genomic window:
- the LOC126406945 gene encoding cytochrome P450 1B1 isoform X2 codes for MGRLPIMDFTLEGINPATPRAVLLACVTLLFSLHLWRWLRQRLLPCLPGPLAWPVVGNAPQLGNAPHLYFTRMAKKYGNVFQVKLGFRTVVVLNGDSIKQALVKQGSEFAGRPDFTSFQYISEGASLAFGTMTDLWKMHRRVAQSTVRMFSTGNPHTKKTFEHHIICEFRELLKLFVEKTKEQQYFQPMTYLVVSTANIMSAVCFGNRYSHEDEEFRQVVGRNDQFTQTVGAGSIVDVMPWLQYFPNPVKTIFENFKRLNVEFSTFVQDKVIQHRKTIQSNTIRDMTDAFIVAMDKLRVKSALSAGKDYVPPTMGDIFGASQDTLSTALQWIILILVKYPEMQMRLQQEVDRVVDRGRLPSIEDQLQLPYIMAFIYEVMRYTSFVPLTIPHSTTTDTSLNGYPIPKDTVVFVNQWSINHDPALWSHPEVFDPQRFLDQNGELNKDLTSTVLIFSMGKRRCIGEELSKLQLFLFMALIAHQCNITVDPSRPVKLDFNYGLTLKPHAYSIAVTLREDMKLLDAAARQAVPEEVKEEPSLDT; via the exons ATGGGCAG GCTCCCCATCATGGATTTTACATTGGAGGGGATTAACCCGGCGACTCCAAGAGCTGTGTTACTGGCATGTGTGACTCTGTTGTTCTCCCTCCACCTGTGGCGCTGGCTCCGGCAGCGGTTGCTCCCCTGCCTGCCCGGTCCGCTTGCCTGGCCGGTCGTCGGGAACGCTCCGCAACTTGGCAACGCCCCGCACCTGTATTTTACACGCATGGCCAAAAAGTATGGCAACGTCTTCCAGGTAAAACTGGGCTTTCGGACCGTGGTGGTGCTGAATGGGGACTCCATCAAACAGGCGCTGGTCAAGCAGGGCTCCGAGTTTGCCGGCAGACCGGACTTCACCTCCTTCCAGTACATCTCCGAGGGCGCGAGCCTCGCGTTTGGCACCATGACGGACCTGTGGAAGATGCACCGCAGAGTGGCTCAGTCCACTGTCCGGATGTTTTCAACCGGGAACCCGCACACCAAAAAGACATTCGAGCACCACATTATCTGCGAGttcagagagctgctgaagctgTTTGTGGAGAAAACCAAGGAGCAGCAATACTTTCAGCCCATGACATATCTCGTGGTATCCACTGCCAACATAATGAGCGCGGTGTGCTTTGGGAACAGGTACTCCCATGAGGACGAGGAGTTTCGGCAGGTGGTGGGCAGGAATGATCAGTTCACCCAGACAGTGGGAGCAGGGAGCATAGTGGATGTGATGCCTTGGCTTCAGTACTTCCCCAACCCTGTCAAAACCATTTTTGAAAACTTCAAGAGGCTCAACGTGGAGTTTAGCACGTTTGTTCAAGATAAAGTTAtccaacacagaaaaacaatccAGTCAAACACCATCAGAGACATGACAGATGCTTTTATAGTGGCGATGGACAAACTAAGAGTTAAATCAGCGCTCTCAGCAGGGAAGGACTATGTGCCTCCCACTATGGGGGACATCTTTGGAGCCAGTCAAGACACTCTGTCAACTGCCCTGCAGTGGATCATCCTCATACTTGTCAA GTATCCTGAGATGCAGATGCGTCTCCAGCAGGAGGTGGACAGAGTGGTAGACCGCGGCCGACTGCCTTCTATTGAGGACCAGCTGCAGCTGCCTTACATCATGGCCTTCATCTATGAGGTGATGCGCTACACCAGCTTTGTCCCGCTCACCATCCCCCACTCCACCACCACAGACACCTCCCTCAATGGCTACCCCATACCAAAGGACACGGTCGTCTTCGTCAACCAGTGGTCCATCAACCATGACCCGGCCCTGTGGTCCCACCCGGAGGTCTTTGACCCCCAGCGTTTCCTGGATCAGAACGGAGAGTTGAACAAGGACCTGACGAGCACCGTGCTCATCTTCTCCATGGGCAAGCGGCGGTGCATCGGCGAGGAGCTGTCCAAGCTGCAGCTGTTCCTCTTCATGGCCTTGATCGCACACCAGTGCAACATCACTGTGGACCCATCCAGGCCAGTCAAGCTGGACTTCAACTATGGTTTGACTCTGAAACCGCATGCTTATTCCATAGCAGTGACTCTGCGGGAAGATATGAAGCTGCTGGATGCAGCTGCCAGGCAGGCCGTCCCTGAGGAGGTCAAGGAAGAGCCCTCATTGGACACATAA
- the LOC126406945 gene encoding cytochrome P450 1B1 isoform X1: MGSRLPIMDFTLEGINPATPRAVLLACVTLLFSLHLWRWLRQRLLPCLPGPLAWPVVGNAPQLGNAPHLYFTRMAKKYGNVFQVKLGFRTVVVLNGDSIKQALVKQGSEFAGRPDFTSFQYISEGASLAFGTMTDLWKMHRRVAQSTVRMFSTGNPHTKKTFEHHIICEFRELLKLFVEKTKEQQYFQPMTYLVVSTANIMSAVCFGNRYSHEDEEFRQVVGRNDQFTQTVGAGSIVDVMPWLQYFPNPVKTIFENFKRLNVEFSTFVQDKVIQHRKTIQSNTIRDMTDAFIVAMDKLRVKSALSAGKDYVPPTMGDIFGASQDTLSTALQWIILILVKYPEMQMRLQQEVDRVVDRGRLPSIEDQLQLPYIMAFIYEVMRYTSFVPLTIPHSTTTDTSLNGYPIPKDTVVFVNQWSINHDPALWSHPEVFDPQRFLDQNGELNKDLTSTVLIFSMGKRRCIGEELSKLQLFLFMALIAHQCNITVDPSRPVKLDFNYGLTLKPHAYSIAVTLREDMKLLDAAARQAVPEEVKEEPSLDT; this comes from the exons ATGGGCAG CAGGCTCCCCATCATGGATTTTACATTGGAGGGGATTAACCCGGCGACTCCAAGAGCTGTGTTACTGGCATGTGTGACTCTGTTGTTCTCCCTCCACCTGTGGCGCTGGCTCCGGCAGCGGTTGCTCCCCTGCCTGCCCGGTCCGCTTGCCTGGCCGGTCGTCGGGAACGCTCCGCAACTTGGCAACGCCCCGCACCTGTATTTTACACGCATGGCCAAAAAGTATGGCAACGTCTTCCAGGTAAAACTGGGCTTTCGGACCGTGGTGGTGCTGAATGGGGACTCCATCAAACAGGCGCTGGTCAAGCAGGGCTCCGAGTTTGCCGGCAGACCGGACTTCACCTCCTTCCAGTACATCTCCGAGGGCGCGAGCCTCGCGTTTGGCACCATGACGGACCTGTGGAAGATGCACCGCAGAGTGGCTCAGTCCACTGTCCGGATGTTTTCAACCGGGAACCCGCACACCAAAAAGACATTCGAGCACCACATTATCTGCGAGttcagagagctgctgaagctgTTTGTGGAGAAAACCAAGGAGCAGCAATACTTTCAGCCCATGACATATCTCGTGGTATCCACTGCCAACATAATGAGCGCGGTGTGCTTTGGGAACAGGTACTCCCATGAGGACGAGGAGTTTCGGCAGGTGGTGGGCAGGAATGATCAGTTCACCCAGACAGTGGGAGCAGGGAGCATAGTGGATGTGATGCCTTGGCTTCAGTACTTCCCCAACCCTGTCAAAACCATTTTTGAAAACTTCAAGAGGCTCAACGTGGAGTTTAGCACGTTTGTTCAAGATAAAGTTAtccaacacagaaaaacaatccAGTCAAACACCATCAGAGACATGACAGATGCTTTTATAGTGGCGATGGACAAACTAAGAGTTAAATCAGCGCTCTCAGCAGGGAAGGACTATGTGCCTCCCACTATGGGGGACATCTTTGGAGCCAGTCAAGACACTCTGTCAACTGCCCTGCAGTGGATCATCCTCATACTTGTCAA GTATCCTGAGATGCAGATGCGTCTCCAGCAGGAGGTGGACAGAGTGGTAGACCGCGGCCGACTGCCTTCTATTGAGGACCAGCTGCAGCTGCCTTACATCATGGCCTTCATCTATGAGGTGATGCGCTACACCAGCTTTGTCCCGCTCACCATCCCCCACTCCACCACCACAGACACCTCCCTCAATGGCTACCCCATACCAAAGGACACGGTCGTCTTCGTCAACCAGTGGTCCATCAACCATGACCCGGCCCTGTGGTCCCACCCGGAGGTCTTTGACCCCCAGCGTTTCCTGGATCAGAACGGAGAGTTGAACAAGGACCTGACGAGCACCGTGCTCATCTTCTCCATGGGCAAGCGGCGGTGCATCGGCGAGGAGCTGTCCAAGCTGCAGCTGTTCCTCTTCATGGCCTTGATCGCACACCAGTGCAACATCACTGTGGACCCATCCAGGCCAGTCAAGCTGGACTTCAACTATGGTTTGACTCTGAAACCGCATGCTTATTCCATAGCAGTGACTCTGCGGGAAGATATGAAGCTGCTGGATGCAGCTGCCAGGCAGGCCGTCCCTGAGGAGGTCAAGGAAGAGCCCTCATTGGACACATAA
- the LOC126406945 gene encoding cytochrome P450 1B1 isoform X3: MDFTLEGINPATPRAVLLACVTLLFSLHLWRWLRQRLLPCLPGPLAWPVVGNAPQLGNAPHLYFTRMAKKYGNVFQVKLGFRTVVVLNGDSIKQALVKQGSEFAGRPDFTSFQYISEGASLAFGTMTDLWKMHRRVAQSTVRMFSTGNPHTKKTFEHHIICEFRELLKLFVEKTKEQQYFQPMTYLVVSTANIMSAVCFGNRYSHEDEEFRQVVGRNDQFTQTVGAGSIVDVMPWLQYFPNPVKTIFENFKRLNVEFSTFVQDKVIQHRKTIQSNTIRDMTDAFIVAMDKLRVKSALSAGKDYVPPTMGDIFGASQDTLSTALQWIILILVKYPEMQMRLQQEVDRVVDRGRLPSIEDQLQLPYIMAFIYEVMRYTSFVPLTIPHSTTTDTSLNGYPIPKDTVVFVNQWSINHDPALWSHPEVFDPQRFLDQNGELNKDLTSTVLIFSMGKRRCIGEELSKLQLFLFMALIAHQCNITVDPSRPVKLDFNYGLTLKPHAYSIAVTLREDMKLLDAAARQAVPEEVKEEPSLDT; this comes from the exons ATGGATTTTACATTGGAGGGGATTAACCCGGCGACTCCAAGAGCTGTGTTACTGGCATGTGTGACTCTGTTGTTCTCCCTCCACCTGTGGCGCTGGCTCCGGCAGCGGTTGCTCCCCTGCCTGCCCGGTCCGCTTGCCTGGCCGGTCGTCGGGAACGCTCCGCAACTTGGCAACGCCCCGCACCTGTATTTTACACGCATGGCCAAAAAGTATGGCAACGTCTTCCAGGTAAAACTGGGCTTTCGGACCGTGGTGGTGCTGAATGGGGACTCCATCAAACAGGCGCTGGTCAAGCAGGGCTCCGAGTTTGCCGGCAGACCGGACTTCACCTCCTTCCAGTACATCTCCGAGGGCGCGAGCCTCGCGTTTGGCACCATGACGGACCTGTGGAAGATGCACCGCAGAGTGGCTCAGTCCACTGTCCGGATGTTTTCAACCGGGAACCCGCACACCAAAAAGACATTCGAGCACCACATTATCTGCGAGttcagagagctgctgaagctgTTTGTGGAGAAAACCAAGGAGCAGCAATACTTTCAGCCCATGACATATCTCGTGGTATCCACTGCCAACATAATGAGCGCGGTGTGCTTTGGGAACAGGTACTCCCATGAGGACGAGGAGTTTCGGCAGGTGGTGGGCAGGAATGATCAGTTCACCCAGACAGTGGGAGCAGGGAGCATAGTGGATGTGATGCCTTGGCTTCAGTACTTCCCCAACCCTGTCAAAACCATTTTTGAAAACTTCAAGAGGCTCAACGTGGAGTTTAGCACGTTTGTTCAAGATAAAGTTAtccaacacagaaaaacaatccAGTCAAACACCATCAGAGACATGACAGATGCTTTTATAGTGGCGATGGACAAACTAAGAGTTAAATCAGCGCTCTCAGCAGGGAAGGACTATGTGCCTCCCACTATGGGGGACATCTTTGGAGCCAGTCAAGACACTCTGTCAACTGCCCTGCAGTGGATCATCCTCATACTTGTCAA GTATCCTGAGATGCAGATGCGTCTCCAGCAGGAGGTGGACAGAGTGGTAGACCGCGGCCGACTGCCTTCTATTGAGGACCAGCTGCAGCTGCCTTACATCATGGCCTTCATCTATGAGGTGATGCGCTACACCAGCTTTGTCCCGCTCACCATCCCCCACTCCACCACCACAGACACCTCCCTCAATGGCTACCCCATACCAAAGGACACGGTCGTCTTCGTCAACCAGTGGTCCATCAACCATGACCCGGCCCTGTGGTCCCACCCGGAGGTCTTTGACCCCCAGCGTTTCCTGGATCAGAACGGAGAGTTGAACAAGGACCTGACGAGCACCGTGCTCATCTTCTCCATGGGCAAGCGGCGGTGCATCGGCGAGGAGCTGTCCAAGCTGCAGCTGTTCCTCTTCATGGCCTTGATCGCACACCAGTGCAACATCACTGTGGACCCATCCAGGCCAGTCAAGCTGGACTTCAACTATGGTTTGACTCTGAAACCGCATGCTTATTCCATAGCAGTGACTCTGCGGGAAGATATGAAGCTGCTGGATGCAGCTGCCAGGCAGGCCGTCCCTGAGGAGGTCAAGGAAGAGCCCTCATTGGACACATAA